In Paenibacillus sp. G2S3, a single window of DNA contains:
- a CDS encoding Gfo/Idh/MocA family oxidoreductase: MLKAAVIGLGDISSIHIQAIQANPGIELVAVCDIDDSISNALPGISFYTDYLLMLQKESLDCVHICLPHHLHYPVTKACMENGVHVLQEKPLALNIEEALAMEKLEAEHKQIKVCICLQNRYNETFEMLQDIVRHNDYGPMIGIKGLVAWYRPQVYYDIKPWRGRISESGGGVMINQSIHTLDHMQLLGGPIEAIRGSVDQLMNYGIEVEDTVSAYIRFKNGAKGLFFATVANASNSSVELEVMYEKVKFTIKDSLLIKEDDHGEKEVLVEDAKLPGTKFYYGASHASLIDHFYDCIRNDSHDYVHIRDAVQSIRMIDTIHKSSAQKQEIQLEGDLDE, encoded by the coding sequence ATGTTAAAGGCAGCGGTTATTGGACTAGGTGATATTTCTAGCATTCATATTCAAGCCATTCAGGCGAATCCAGGGATTGAGTTAGTGGCTGTATGTGATATTGATGATTCAATAAGTAATGCATTGCCTGGTATAAGCTTTTATACAGATTATCTGCTCATGCTTCAGAAAGAGTCCCTTGACTGCGTGCATATTTGCTTGCCACATCATCTGCACTATCCAGTAACCAAAGCCTGCATGGAGAATGGGGTTCATGTGCTTCAAGAAAAACCGTTAGCCTTAAACATAGAAGAAGCGTTAGCCATGGAGAAGCTTGAGGCAGAACATAAGCAGATTAAAGTTTGCATTTGTCTACAGAACCGTTATAACGAGACTTTTGAGATGCTTCAGGATATCGTTCGTCATAATGACTATGGCCCCATGATTGGGATTAAGGGGTTGGTAGCCTGGTATAGACCACAGGTCTATTATGATATCAAACCGTGGAGGGGACGGATAAGCGAATCCGGTGGCGGGGTGATGATTAATCAATCGATCCACACGCTGGATCATATGCAATTGCTTGGTGGTCCGATCGAGGCGATCCGAGGATCCGTTGATCAACTGATGAATTACGGTATTGAGGTCGAGGATACGGTGTCTGCGTATATTCGGTTTAAGAACGGAGCTAAGGGATTGTTTTTTGCAACCGTTGCCAATGCAAGTAATTCTAGCGTTGAGCTTGAAGTGATGTATGAGAAGGTGAAATTCACAATAAAAGACAGCCTATTAATTAAAGAAGATGATCATGGGGAGAAAGAGGTATTAGTTGAAGATGCCAAGCTTCCAGGGACGAAGTTTTATTATGGAGCTAGCCACGCTTCACTAATCGATCATTTCTATGATTGTATACGTAACGATTCACACGATTATGTTCATATCCGAGATGCTGTTCAGTCCATAAGAATGATAGATACGATTCACAAATCTTCGGCACAAAAACAAGAAATTCAATTGGAGGGTGATCTTGATGAGTAA
- a CDS encoding ROK family transcriptional regulator: protein MVTGDSSHVKQINRALILGEIIEHGSISRTDLAKVTGLNKSTLSVQAADLLAEELIIETHKEHNNPGRKPIFLSLNETAGYALGIDLDGKKMTFVLTNLQGVPVSSQMIEFETHNYHEIFRLLVEQIRHYKKRCELTPHGLIGVAIGVHGIVDNSELICYLPYHQWHNRDLKQDLKDATGLNIYVENNANLNAYAEIVFMHHQSEHLFSLSFNSGIGLGMIVHGEVLKGYNGFAGEIGHMIIIPDGKVCSCGNSGCWELYASEASLSSAVAHMKNKEKVRFQEIEHWIQVADPVVVTELEKYMNYIATGLNNIINLFNPEILILNNRLLAIYPNALPLLLSKLVSSISQPCELLLSELGEKACVMGACALVIKNFLGVSKLSLSNNRS from the coding sequence ATGGTTACCGGCGATTCTTCACATGTCAAACAAATTAATCGTGCTCTAATCTTAGGTGAAATTATAGAGCACGGCTCTATTTCAAGAACAGATTTAGCAAAGGTAACCGGGTTGAATAAGTCTACCCTTTCCGTTCAGGCAGCTGATTTATTAGCAGAGGAATTAATTATCGAAACCCATAAGGAGCATAACAATCCAGGCCGAAAACCGATCTTCCTCTCCCTTAATGAAACTGCTGGATATGCGCTAGGGATTGATTTGGACGGAAAAAAGATGACTTTTGTGCTTACCAATTTACAAGGTGTTCCAGTCTCTTCTCAAATGATTGAATTTGAAACTCATAACTATCACGAAATCTTTAGGTTACTAGTAGAACAGATCAGGCACTATAAGAAACGTTGTGAGCTTACTCCTCACGGTCTCATAGGCGTAGCCATAGGAGTTCATGGAATTGTGGATAATTCTGAATTGATTTGTTATCTTCCCTATCATCAATGGCACAATCGAGATTTAAAACAAGATCTCAAAGACGCAACGGGACTTAACATTTATGTGGAGAATAACGCGAATCTAAACGCCTACGCAGAGATCGTCTTTATGCATCATCAGAGTGAGCATTTATTCTCATTAAGCTTCAATTCAGGAATCGGGCTGGGGATGATAGTTCATGGAGAGGTCTTAAAAGGCTATAACGGCTTTGCTGGAGAGATAGGTCATATGATTATCATTCCTGACGGAAAAGTCTGCAGTTGCGGGAATTCGGGGTGCTGGGAGCTATATGCTTCAGAAGCAAGTTTATCGAGTGCTGTAGCGCATATGAAGAACAAAGAAAAGGTAAGGTTTCAGGAAATTGAACACTGGATCCAAGTGGCTGACCCTGTAGTAGTTACTGAGCTAGAGAAATATATGAATTACATTGCAACTGGGCTCAACAATATTATTAATCTGTTTAATCCAGAAATTTTGATTCTTAATAACCGACTGCTGGCTATCTATCCGAATGCCCTTCCTCTACTTCTATCAAAACTAGTTTCGTCGATAAGTCAGCCTTGCGAGTTACTCCTTTCAGAATTAGGGGAGAAGGCCTGTGTTATGGGTGCTTGTGCGTTAGTTATAAAAAACTTTCTTGGTGTCTCAAAGCTTAGCTTGAGTAATAACAGGAGCTAG
- a CDS encoding glycoside-pentoside-hexuronide (GPH):cation symporter produces the protein MNQQAGLETSKGLVTNVNNRRFGLRDKMGYLFGDFGNDFFFILASSFLMVFYTDVYGISAAAVGGLFLIARLWDAVADVTWGRFIDTRKAGPKGKFKPWIFRMSFPLVVTGVLMFVHIPGMSDGFYLAYAFVTYILWGTLYSTVNIPYGSMASVITSDPVERTSLSTFRSLGASLAGLIINVVGPLIIFVDNKADANRFFLTAVIFAILSLSCYMACYSLSTERITSSNNSKVKTNFRATLKGFTKNKPLIWILIASLAIMTCFMLTGAVNVYLFKDYFGSAKALSMMGLIQTATIFITMPLIKPLVARFGKKETASAGLLLAAIVYALLYFMPNLSVNQFIGVMTVASFGTAFFNMTIWAFVTDVIDYHEYLTGLREDGTVYSVYSFARKVGQAIAGGLSGFAISAVGYNAGLKSQSQDTLQGVHTLATLLPAVMVFIVFLILVFLYPLNKKRTLQLATDLTEKRSL, from the coding sequence ATGAATCAACAAGCCGGTCTCGAAACTTCAAAGGGTTTAGTAACAAATGTAAACAACAGAAGGTTTGGCCTCAGAGATAAGATGGGTTATTTGTTCGGAGATTTCGGCAATGATTTTTTCTTCATTCTTGCCAGCTCTTTCTTGATGGTATTCTATACAGATGTGTATGGAATCAGTGCGGCAGCCGTAGGCGGACTATTTCTCATTGCTCGCTTATGGGATGCAGTCGCAGATGTGACCTGGGGGCGTTTTATCGATACTAGAAAAGCAGGGCCGAAAGGGAAATTCAAACCATGGATTTTTAGAATGTCTTTTCCACTAGTCGTTACTGGTGTCCTAATGTTCGTTCATATTCCAGGAATGTCTGATGGATTCTATCTGGCATATGCTTTTGTAACTTATATTCTATGGGGAACATTATACAGTACGGTTAATATTCCTTACGGTTCAATGGCTTCAGTGATCACAAGTGATCCAGTGGAGCGTACCTCACTATCTACCTTCCGGAGCTTAGGTGCTTCATTAGCGGGGCTAATTATAAATGTGGTTGGTCCTTTGATCATTTTCGTAGATAACAAAGCCGATGCTAATCGATTTTTTTTGACAGCTGTTATCTTCGCCATTCTTTCACTCTCCTGTTATATGGCCTGCTATAGTCTCTCCACTGAACGCATTACTTCGTCGAATAATTCAAAGGTAAAAACAAATTTTCGAGCAACGCTAAAAGGATTTACAAAGAACAAACCTCTGATCTGGATCCTAATTGCTTCACTTGCCATTATGACTTGCTTTATGCTTACTGGTGCTGTGAATGTCTATTTGTTCAAAGACTATTTCGGAAGTGCAAAAGCGTTAAGCATGATGGGCCTGATTCAAACGGCAACAATATTCATTACCATGCCATTAATAAAACCGTTGGTTGCAAGATTTGGTAAAAAAGAAACTGCCTCAGCGGGTCTGCTTCTAGCGGCTATAGTATATGCTCTGTTATATTTCATGCCGAACTTGAGCGTTAATCAATTCATCGGAGTAATGACTGTAGCCTCATTTGGTACCGCTTTCTTTAACATGACGATCTGGGCATTTGTTACGGATGTTATTGATTATCATGAATACTTAACGGGTTTACGGGAAGATGGTACTGTGTACTCTGTGTATTCCTTTGCTCGTAAGGTGGGTCAAGCAATCGCTGGTGGACTTAGTGGTTTTGCGATTAGTGCAGTCGGATATAATGCAGGGCTTAAATCGCAATCGCAGGACACCCTTCAGGGAGTGCATACTTTAGCAACTTTATTACCTGCCGTTATGGTATTCATAGTTTTCCTAATCCTAGTATTTCTTTATCCATTGAACAAAAAACGTACACTCCAGCTTGCTACTGACTTAACAGAGAAGAGAAGCTTGTAA
- a CDS encoding Gfo/Idh/MocA family oxidoreductase — translation MTKVRMGIIGVGAQGSAYANFLTEEKVENMQLGAICDIDPAKKQWATEKYPDVPFYDNYIEMIESGEVDAIVTCVPHYLHPEMGIEALKRNIHALVEKPAGVYTKQVRELNEFAATKPELAFGIMFNQRTNPLYQKLKEIIDNGEIGEVRRTNWMITTWWRPQGYYDQSAWRATWEGEGGGVLVNQAPHQLDLLQWICGMPKKVYSNVKYGYQRNIAVEDEVTVLLDYGNGATGVFVTCTHDVVGTDRFEILGDKGKIVVDDSNKITVKRLIKPEREMSDTMSMVDVMKIFMGGNSDEIYNEEVITFESVWGAQHTAVMKNFASHILDGEPLLAPGSDGIHGVALANAIHLSSWLGKEVELPIDEELYLNELKRKIEEEKKQPITK, via the coding sequence ATGACAAAAGTAAGAATGGGAATTATCGGTGTTGGTGCTCAAGGCAGTGCATATGCTAATTTTTTGACTGAAGAAAAAGTGGAGAATATGCAGCTTGGGGCAATCTGTGATATCGATCCTGCAAAGAAACAGTGGGCAACAGAAAAGTATCCGGATGTTCCTTTCTATGACAACTACATCGAAATGATTGAAAGCGGAGAAGTAGACGCAATAGTCACTTGTGTGCCTCATTATTTGCATCCTGAAATGGGAATTGAAGCGCTGAAGAGAAACATCCACGCCCTGGTGGAAAAGCCAGCCGGAGTATATACGAAGCAGGTTAGAGAATTAAATGAATTTGCGGCAACTAAACCAGAATTGGCTTTTGGAATCATGTTTAATCAGCGGACCAATCCCCTGTATCAGAAGTTGAAGGAAATCATTGATAACGGAGAAATCGGTGAGGTTCGCCGCACGAATTGGATGATAACCACCTGGTGGAGACCTCAAGGTTATTATGATCAAAGCGCTTGGAGAGCTACTTGGGAAGGCGAAGGTGGTGGTGTTCTGGTCAATCAGGCTCCACATCAGCTGGATTTATTACAGTGGATATGCGGAATGCCTAAAAAGGTCTACTCCAATGTGAAATATGGTTATCAAAGAAATATAGCAGTAGAAGATGAAGTGACAGTATTACTAGACTATGGGAACGGTGCTACTGGCGTATTCGTAACTTGCACACATGATGTTGTAGGCACGGACCGATTTGAGATTTTGGGTGATAAAGGGAAGATCGTAGTTGATGACAGTAACAAGATAACCGTTAAACGTCTGATCAAGCCTGAGCGTGAAATGAGCGATACCATGAGTATGGTTGATGTAATGAAAATATTCATGGGTGGCAATTCGGATGAAATTTATAATGAAGAAGTTATTACCTTTGAAAGTGTCTGGGGAGCTCAGCATACTGCAGTCATGAAGAACTTTGCATCCCATATTTTAGATGGGGAGCCGCTGTTGGCACCAGGAAGCGATGGTATTCACGGCGTGGCGCTTGCCAATGCCATTCACTTATCTAGCTGGCTAGGTAAAGAGGTGGAGCTCCCGATTGATGAAGAGCTATACCTGAACGAGCTCAAGAGGAAGATCGAAGAAGAGAAAAAGCAACCTATAACCAAGTAA
- a CDS encoding SDR family oxidoreductase yields the protein MTNLFDLTGKTAVAIGGNSVLGSSIAAGLAEQGAQVAIVGRNLEKAEEVAKSIVKNGGTAKAFQANVSSRDSLLKVASEIEEWAGGWDILLNAPGKNSSTPFFDLEMEEWDDIMDVNLKGIVQTCQIFAKKMIEQNRKGSIINISSVSSTTPLSKVFTYSVSKAALNSVTQFLAREFALNGIRVNAIIPGFFPAEQNRKILSPERIDSIMKHTPMQRFGTPEELQGAAVWLASEKASSFVTGTLIRVDGGFGSMTI from the coding sequence ATGACTAATCTATTTGATCTAACAGGAAAAACAGCAGTTGCCATTGGTGGGAACAGCGTACTAGGCTCATCTATCGCGGCAGGATTGGCCGAACAAGGCGCTCAGGTTGCAATAGTCGGACGGAATCTAGAAAAAGCGGAAGAAGTGGCAAAAAGCATTGTTAAGAATGGTGGTACTGCAAAAGCATTTCAAGCTAATGTTAGTTCACGTGACTCTCTGCTTAAGGTAGCTTCTGAAATTGAGGAATGGGCTGGAGGATGGGACATCCTACTGAACGCTCCAGGTAAAAATAGCTCCACACCTTTCTTTGATCTAGAAATGGAAGAATGGGACGATATTATGGATGTGAATTTAAAAGGGATCGTGCAAACCTGTCAAATCTTTGCCAAGAAAATGATTGAGCAGAATCGGAAAGGCAGCATCATTAACATCTCTTCCGTATCCTCAACAACACCGTTATCCAAAGTATTCACCTATTCGGTTTCCAAAGCGGCGCTTAACAGTGTTACTCAGTTCTTAGCGCGTGAGTTTGCGTTAAATGGCATCCGTGTAAACGCTATCATCCCTGGGTTCTTCCCAGCTGAACAGAATCGCAAAATTTTAAGTCCAGAGCGAATCGACTCCATTATGAAACATACGCCGATGCAACGTTTTGGAACACCAGAAGAGCTTCAAGGTGCTGCGGTATGGCTAGCCTCTGAGAAAGCCTCCAGTTTCGTTACCGGTACATTAATTCGTGTAGATGGCGGATTTGGAAGTATGACGATTTAA
- a CDS encoding sugar phosphate isomerase/epimerase family protein encodes MVNKNISISGFSDEISAEFDQQLEVVSKLGMQYLSLRGIDGRNIGDFTLEEIRSNVLPRLEQSGIRVSSIGSPIGKIFVKDEGAFIKQKEMLHRLCQISNLLQCKYIRIFSFYIPKGDDPDQYRDEVIEKIKEFTTIAEQYDVILLHENEKDIYGDIARRCSEMLNAVNSKYFKAIFDFANFVQCGEDTQACYDLLKDEIAYIHIKDAVTSDNQNVVCGTGEGQIPSILSQVIHSGYTGFLTLEPHLVQFDSLKDLELENAEEIIKDNKGLNGAEGYKLQYEALLQILEHIESEEKVI; translated from the coding sequence GTGGTAAATAAAAACATTAGCATCTCAGGCTTCTCTGATGAAATTTCTGCAGAGTTTGACCAGCAGCTTGAGGTAGTTTCGAAATTGGGGATGCAGTACTTATCCTTGCGCGGCATCGACGGTAGAAATATCGGTGACTTTACACTGGAAGAGATTCGATCGAATGTTCTGCCCAGACTTGAACAATCTGGTATTCGAGTATCCTCCATCGGTTCGCCAATCGGGAAAATTTTCGTGAAAGATGAAGGCGCTTTTATAAAGCAAAAAGAAATGCTACACAGACTCTGTCAGATCAGCAATTTATTGCAGTGCAAGTATATTCGTATATTCAGCTTCTATATCCCCAAGGGTGACGATCCCGATCAATACCGGGACGAAGTGATTGAGAAGATCAAGGAATTTACTACGATCGCTGAACAATACGATGTAATTCTATTGCATGAGAACGAAAAAGATATCTACGGTGATATTGCTCGGCGCTGTAGTGAAATGTTGAATGCGGTAAATTCCAAGTATTTTAAGGCCATTTTTGATTTTGCGAACTTCGTGCAATGTGGTGAGGATACTCAAGCGTGCTACGATTTATTGAAAGATGAAATCGCTTATATACACATTAAGGATGCCGTAACGTCGGATAATCAGAATGTGGTATGTGGGACTGGGGAGGGTCAAATCCCATCGATATTGTCTCAGGTAATTCACAGTGGGTATACAGGTTTCTTGACGCTTGAACCACATCTAGTACAATTCGACTCCTTAAAGGATTTGGAACTGGAGAATGCAGAAGAAATTATAAAGGATAACAAAGGGCTTAACGGGGCGGAAGGTTACAAGCTACAGTACGAAGCTCTTCTACAAATACTTGAACATATAGAAAGCGAGGAGAAAGTGATATGA
- a CDS encoding sugar phosphate isomerase/epimerase has product MSNGKIGVQMFNLKNKIVENGVYETLRTVKELGFSAVEVTQIDMSKENVSELKRASEDFSIQIVSVSAPLNTMPGMPGESLTTDFDKIVNDCKTLNCNYVRIGMMPITLMGNKEKIMEYIHQAEEMAIRLEEHGIELYYHNHHVEFEKYDGETLLDMMKNNTSKLGFELDVHWIQRGGENPVNVIKRFAGRVSLLHLKDYRIGHMDLSADDFKDMSKFMYKFSNIIEFAELGEGSLDIQAIIEAGHESGVQYFLIEQDETYGKDPFDCLKTSGSYLKQLGYENWF; this is encoded by the coding sequence ATGAGTAACGGTAAAATTGGTGTGCAAATGTTCAACTTAAAAAATAAAATTGTGGAAAATGGAGTTTATGAGACACTACGAACGGTAAAAGAGCTAGGGTTTAGTGCCGTTGAGGTCACTCAAATTGATATGAGTAAGGAGAATGTGTCCGAACTTAAAAGAGCTAGCGAGGATTTTAGTATCCAAATCGTGTCGGTCTCTGCTCCTCTGAATACAATGCCGGGTATGCCAGGGGAATCCTTAACCACAGATTTCGATAAAATCGTCAATGATTGCAAAACATTGAATTGTAATTATGTCCGTATTGGTATGATGCCAATAACGCTTATGGGAAATAAAGAGAAGATCATGGAGTATATTCATCAAGCGGAAGAAATGGCTATACGTTTGGAGGAGCATGGTATTGAGCTCTATTATCACAACCACCACGTAGAATTTGAGAAATATGATGGGGAAACGCTTCTGGATATGATGAAGAACAACACTTCGAAGCTAGGTTTCGAATTGGATGTTCACTGGATTCAGCGGGGTGGTGAGAATCCGGTAAATGTTATTAAACGCTTTGCTGGACGTGTATCCTTGCTGCATCTAAAGGATTATAGAATCGGCCACATGGATTTAAGTGCAGATGACTTTAAAGATATGTCAAAGTTTATGTATAAGTTCTCCAATATTATTGAGTTTGCAGAGCTTGGTGAAGGGAGCTTAGATATTCAAGCCATTATTGAAGCCGGTCATGAGAGCGGTGTGCAGTATTTCTTAATTGAGCAAGACGAAACGTATGGAAAAGATCCGTTTGATTGCCTAAAGACTTCAGGAAGCTATCTGAAACAGTTGGGTTATGAGAACTGGTTCTAA
- a CDS encoding helix-turn-helix domain-containing protein, with product MFTRGENLVLSEEWEQLQKLLKFTYNYASIETIFFQSGVQIVWESGHIQVPEPLKGYFEDLRAMLQLQHSNAASHLLIHSTSYKLNFISSNLYKGTSYLGSIIVGPYLLEEPSTLLMHDIIFDNNLSIWLQPILEQYYLSLPLINEQKVNNISEFLAYLSESAQLSNHSVSTFEHVSYNFRSQNLLLSEAVKNKTDLSPAIIEERYRKENQLLSIIERGNQQQLEQFLKDGAWGKNDFPDRFPTDPLRSRKNLTFVSNTLLRKAAEKGGVHPVYIDSISEKFSIQIERSASVQQLSELQMKMYYEYCKLVNDLSLKPYGSTIRKAIEYIRLNLDKELSLDIIARAISSSMYELSRQFKQETNQSIIDFINLLRIKSAVEMLENNYLTITDIAQMVGYSDVNYFIKVFKKTNGITPNQFRKNRRSAQEN from the coding sequence ATGTTTACAAGGGGTGAGAATTTAGTGTTATCTGAGGAATGGGAACAACTACAAAAACTACTTAAATTCACATATAACTATGCGAGCATTGAGACTATCTTTTTTCAATCAGGGGTACAGATCGTATGGGAGTCTGGGCATATACAAGTGCCAGAGCCATTAAAAGGTTACTTCGAAGATCTCAGAGCAATGCTTCAGCTTCAACATTCGAATGCCGCATCACATTTACTTATTCATTCCACATCCTATAAATTGAATTTCATCTCTTCCAACCTTTACAAAGGCACCAGTTACCTAGGGAGCATAATTGTAGGTCCTTATCTACTGGAAGAGCCTTCTACACTTCTCATGCACGATATTATATTTGACAATAATTTATCCATTTGGCTGCAGCCCATCTTAGAACAATATTATCTCTCTCTGCCTTTAATCAATGAACAAAAGGTCAATAACATCTCAGAATTTCTAGCGTATCTTTCAGAGAGTGCTCAACTTTCTAACCACTCGGTTTCAACTTTTGAGCATGTCAGCTATAACTTTCGAAGCCAGAATCTGTTACTTTCTGAAGCGGTCAAAAACAAAACAGATTTATCGCCAGCGATCATAGAAGAAAGATATCGGAAAGAAAATCAATTATTGTCTATTATAGAGCGAGGAAATCAACAACAGCTGGAACAATTCTTGAAGGATGGTGCATGGGGTAAGAACGATTTTCCTGACCGTTTCCCTACTGACCCTCTAAGATCACGTAAAAATTTGACCTTTGTAAGCAATACTCTGCTGCGCAAGGCAGCAGAGAAAGGTGGCGTTCATCCAGTCTACATAGACAGTATCTCAGAGAAATTCTCTATTCAAATCGAAAGGTCAGCTTCCGTACAACAGCTATCTGAGCTTCAAATGAAAATGTATTACGAATACTGTAAGCTTGTTAACGACTTGTCTTTGAAACCTTATGGTTCTACGATAAGAAAAGCGATCGAATATATCCGCCTAAACCTGGATAAAGAATTGAGTCTTGATATAATAGCTCGTGCAATCTCATCAAGTATGTACGAGCTCTCCAGACAGTTCAAACAAGAAACTAACCAATCCATTATCGATTTCATCAATTTGCTGAGAATTAAGTCTGCTGTTGAAATGCTGGAAAACAACTATCTAACGATTACGGATATTGCTCAGATGGTTGGATATAGTGATGTGAACTATTTTATAAAGGTCTTTAAAAAAACTAACGGTATCACTCCTAATCAGTTCCGAAAAAATAGAAGAAGTGCTCAGGAGAATTAA
- a CDS encoding lactate racemase domain-containing protein, producing MGILQELLKDIPVPKMAKVRVNFDSGHIEDLGKELNKKLQRDEIRNTIQPGMEIAIAVGSRGLDRLVEITAVTVKFLQDAGAKPFIVPSMGSHGGATAEGQRDVLAHLGVTEESVNCEIRSSMEVVLLGELPNGLPVYVDKHAASADGIVVINRIKPHTAFRGPVESGIMKMISIGLGKQKGAEACHQLGFKYMAENVPAMAKMIMEKKPILFGVATIENAFDKVVCIETLTPEEIVEQEAALQVKAKEMLPKLFFDQLEVLIIDQIGKNISGDGMDPNITGRYPTPYAYGGPEVNKIVVLDLTPQTEGNANGVGTADFTTQRLVDKMDLEVTYANGLTSTVVAPTKIATTLPNDRETIQAAIKTSNILDFTQVKMVRIKNTLVLNELEVSEALIDVVKQHPQMELISEAYDLTFDSNGNLL from the coding sequence ATGGGGATTTTACAAGAGCTTCTAAAAGATATTCCGGTTCCGAAAATGGCCAAAGTAAGAGTGAATTTTGATAGTGGGCATATTGAAGACCTTGGGAAGGAATTGAATAAGAAGCTGCAAAGAGATGAGATTCGGAACACCATTCAACCTGGTATGGAAATCGCTATTGCTGTTGGGAGTAGAGGATTAGACCGTTTAGTAGAAATTACAGCCGTTACGGTGAAGTTTCTGCAAGATGCCGGGGCGAAGCCTTTTATCGTTCCAAGCATGGGGAGTCATGGCGGGGCTACTGCTGAGGGGCAACGAGATGTTTTGGCCCATCTGGGCGTTACGGAAGAAAGCGTGAATTGCGAGATTCGTTCATCAATGGAAGTGGTTCTGCTTGGTGAGCTGCCTAATGGACTACCCGTTTATGTAGACAAACATGCCGCAAGTGCAGATGGGATCGTAGTGATAAATCGCATTAAACCTCATACCGCATTTAGAGGTCCAGTTGAAAGTGGAATCATGAAGATGATTAGCATTGGTTTAGGCAAGCAAAAAGGTGCTGAGGCCTGTCATCAGTTGGGCTTCAAGTACATGGCCGAGAATGTTCCCGCTATGGCGAAGATGATTATGGAGAAGAAACCTATTCTTTTTGGAGTGGCAACGATTGAAAACGCTTTTGATAAAGTAGTTTGCATTGAGACGTTAACTCCTGAAGAGATTGTTGAACAGGAAGCCGCTTTACAAGTGAAGGCAAAGGAAATGCTGCCAAAACTATTCTTTGATCAATTAGAGGTTCTTATCATCGACCAAATTGGTAAAAACATTAGCGGAGACGGTATGGATCCTAATATTACAGGTCGTTACCCTACGCCTTATGCTTATGGAGGTCCTGAGGTTAATAAGATCGTTGTGCTTGATTTGACGCCACAGACTGAAGGTAATGCAAACGGTGTTGGAACCGCTGATTTTACGACGCAAAGGCTAGTAGACAAGATGGATCTGGAAGTAACCTATGCCAATGGATTAACTTCTACTGTTGTAGCACCTACAAAAATTGCAACCACATTACCTAACGACCGGGAAACCATTCAAGCGGCAATCAAAACCAGCAATATTTTAGATTTTACTCAGGTCAAAATGGTTCGGATCAAAAACACATTGGTGCTAAATGAGTTAGAAGTGTCCGAGGCATTAATTGATGTTGTGAAACAGCATCCTCAAATGGAATTGATCTCTGAAGCCTATGACCTAACTTTCGATAGCAATGGAAACTTACTTTAA